Proteins found in one Cinclus cinclus chromosome 8, bCinCin1.1, whole genome shotgun sequence genomic segment:
- the LRRC8C gene encoding volume-regulated anion channel subunit LRRC8C: MIPVTEFRQFSEQQPAFRVLKPWWDVFTDYLSVAMLMIGVFGCTLQVMQDKIICLPKRVQPCQNQSNSSNVFNTIPETTSLPPPKPSTPPATVEMKGLKTDLDLQQYSFINQVCYERALHWYAKYFPYLVLIHTLVFMLCSNFWFKFPGSSSKIEHFISILGKCFDSPWTTRALSEVSGEDSEEKDNRKNNINKSNTAQPSTEGTLVKTQSLKSIPEKLVVDKGTPGALDKKEGEQAKALFEKVKKFRLHVEEGDILYVMYVRQTVLKVIKFLIIIAYNTALVSEVNFTVVCNVDIEDMTGYKNFCCNHTMAHLFSKLSYCYLCFVSIYGLTCLYTLYWLFYRSLKEYSFEYVRQETGIDDIPDVKNDFAFMLHMIDQYDPLYSKRFAVFLSEVSENKLKQLNLNNEWTADKLRQRLQTNSHSHLELQLFMLSGLPDTVFEITELQSLKLEIINNVMIPATIAQLDNLQELSLHQCSVKIHSAALAFLKENLKILSVKFDDIRELPHWMYGLRNLEELYLIGSLSHDISKNITLESFRELKSLKVLHIKSNLSKIPQSAVDVSSHLQKLCIHNDGTKLVMLNNLKKMVNLTQLELVHCDLERIPHAVFSLLSLQELDLKENNLKSIEEIVSFQHLRKLTILKLWYNSITYIPEHIKKLTSLERLSFSHNKIEVLPSHLFLCNKIRYLDLAYNDIRFIPPEIGVLQSLQYFSITCNKVESVPDELYFCKKLKTLKIGKNNLSVLSPKIGNLTLLSYLDIKGNHFEILPPELGECRALKRTGFTVEDNLFETLPSDVREQMKAE, translated from the exons ATGATTCCTGTGACGGAGTTCCGGCAGTTCTCGGAGCAGCAGCCGGCGTTCCGGGTGCTGAAGCCCTGGTGGGATGTGTTCACGGACTATCTCTCGGTGGCCATGCTGATGATCGGAGTGTTCGGGTGCACGCTGCAG GTCATGCAAGACAAGATTATATGCCTTCCAAAGCGCGTCCAGCCCTGCCAGAACCAATCTAATAGTTCAAATGTGTTTAACACAATACCAGAGACCACCTCCCTTCCACCACCGAAGCCATCCACCCCTCCAGCTACAGTTGAAATGAAAGGACTCAAGACTGATTTGGACCTTCAGCAATACAGCTTCATCAACCAGGTGTGCTATGAACGGGCTCTGCACTGGTATGCCAAGTACTTCCCTTACCTTGTCCTTATACACACACTGGTCTTCATGCTGTGTAGTAACTTTTGGTTCAAATTCCCTGGATCAAGCTCCAAAATTGAGCACTTCATTTCAATACTTGGGAAATGTTTTGATTCTCCCTGGACAACAAGAGCTTTATCCGAAGTGTCAGGAGAAGACTCTGAAGAGAAGGATAACAGGAAGAACAACATTAACAAGTCTAATACGGCTCAACCAAGCACTGAAGGCACTTTGGTCAAGACACAGTCTTTAAAATCAATCCCTGAGAAGTTAGTTGTGGATAAAGGAACACCTGGGGCATTAGATAAAAAAGAAGGTGAACAGGCCAAAGCACTGTTTGAAAAGGTGAAGAAATTTAGGCTGCATGTTGAGGAGGGTGATATACTCTATGTCATGTACGTTCGCCAGACTGTACTTAAGGTAATTAAATTCCTTATTATTATTGCTTACAACACAGCACTTGTCTCCGAAGTTAATTTTACAGTAGTCTGTAATGTTGATATTGAAGACATGACAGGATACAAGAATTTTTGTTGTAATCACACAATGGCACATCTGTTCTCTAAACTTTCTTACTGCTACCTGTGCTTTGTAAGCATCTATGGCCTGACATGCCTTTATACCCTGTACTGGTTGTTCTACCGTTCACTGAAGGAATATTCTTTTGAGTATGTTCGGCAAGAGACGGGAATCGATGATATCCCAGATGTCAAGAATGACTTTGCTTTTATGCTTCATATGATTGATCAGTATGATCCTCTCTACTCCAAGCGCTTTGCTGTCTTCCTGTCTGAAGTCAGTGAAAATAAGCTGAAACAGCTGAACCTAAACAATGAGTGGACTGCAGATAAACTGCGACAGAGGCTACAGACAAACTCCCATAGCCATTTGGAACTACAGCTTTTCATGCTTTCTGGACTACCAGACACAGTGTTTGAAATTACTGAGCTGCAGTCTTTAAAActtgaaataattaataatgtAATGATACCAGCAACCATTGCACAGTTGGACAATCTCCAGGAGCTCTCTTTGCACCAGTGCTCTGTGAAGATCCACAGTGCTGCCTTGGCTTTTCTGAAGGAGAATCTCAAGATCTTGAGTGTCAAGTTTGATGATATCAGAGAACTTCCACATTGGATGTATGGCCTCAGAAATTTGGAAGAGCTCTACTTAATTGGCTCCTTAAGTCACGATATTTCTAAAAACATTACACTGGAGTCATTTCGGGAGCTTAAAAGCCTAAAAGTTCTCCACATAAAAAGTAATTTGTCCAAAATCCCACAATCTGCAGTTGATGTTTCAAGTCACCTGCAAAAATTATGTATCCATAATGATGGCACTAAGTTAGTGATGCTCAACAACCTGAAGAAGATGGTCAACCTGACACAGCTGGAATTGGTTCATTGTGATTTAGAGCGCATACCTCATGCAGTCTTCAGCCTTCTCAGTCTTCAGGAATTGGATCTAAAGGAAAACAACCTCAAATCCATTGAAGAAATAGTAAGTTTTCAACATCTGCGAAAATTGACAATTCTAAAGCTGTGGTACAACAGTATAACCTACATCCCAGAGCATATAAAGAAACTCACTAGTCTAGAGCGGCTTTCATTCAGCCATAACAAAATAGAGGTTCTTCCGTCCCACCTGTTCCTATGCAACAAAATCAGATATTTGGATTTGGCTTACAATGACATTCGCTTTATCCCACCTGAAATAGGAGTTCTGCAGAGTTTACAATACTTCTCCATTACTTGCAACAAAGTGGAGAGTGTGCCAGATGAACTATACTTCTGCAAAAAACTTAAAACTctaaaaattgggaaaaataacTTGTCAGTCCTTTCACCTAAAATTGGTAATTTGACATTGCTCTCCTACTTGGATATTAAAGGCAATCACTTTGAAATCCTCCCACCTGAACTCGGTGAGTGTAGAGCTCTGAAGAGGACTGGTTTCACTGTAGAGGACAACTTGTTTGAAACTTTGCCTTCTGATGTCAGAGAGCAAATGAAAGCTGAATAA